A window of Bacteroidia bacterium contains these coding sequences:
- the murI gene encoding glutamate racemase: MNNAPIGIFDSGIGGLTIVKAVQQYLPNESIIYFGDTAHLPYGDKSPELIQKYAANITYFLVQQKVKLIIIACNTASAVALEVVQKIAGNIPVLNVIDPAVKMALRDTLNYRIGVIGTKTTIQSRIYPIKIKEQRPEAYVTTKATPLLVPMIEEGWANSKIFDEIIQAYLSETTFETIDTLILGCTHYPLIKPNIIKYFEGKVNVIDSAEAVAKEAQKLLSEKNLLAPSDQTPMHIFYVSDLTESFEQTTKIFLGSPVTLQIWRWIESSTPRRE; this comes from the coding sequence GTGAATAACGCACCGATTGGTATCTTTGATTCAGGTATTGGTGGGCTTACTATTGTCAAAGCTGTGCAGCAGTATTTACCTAATGAGTCAATTATTTACTTTGGCGATACTGCTCATTTGCCTTATGGCGATAAATCCCCCGAGTTGATACAAAAATATGCTGCCAACATCACTTATTTTTTAGTACAGCAAAAAGTTAAGTTGATTATTATTGCTTGTAACACTGCATCGGCGGTAGCTTTGGAAGTCGTACAAAAAATTGCAGGGAATATCCCTGTACTTAATGTAATTGACCCTGCTGTAAAAATGGCACTAAGAGATACATTAAATTACCGTATTGGAGTTATTGGTACAAAAACAACTATTCAAAGCCGCATTTATCCTATTAAGATAAAAGAGCAACGCCCCGAAGCATACGTAACCACTAAGGCTACCCCCTTACTAGTCCCTATGATTGAAGAAGGTTGGGCAAACTCCAAAATTTTTGATGAGATTATACAAGCTTATCTTTCTGAAACTACCTTTGAAACAATAGATACCTTGATATTAGGCTGTACGCACTATCCTCTTATTAAACCTAACATTATCAAATACTTTGAGGGTAAGGTTAATGTTATTGATTCAGCAGAAGCAGTAGCAAAAGAAGCGCAAAAGTTGTTAAGTGAAAAAAATCTGCTCGCACCAAGCGATCAGACACCTATGCATATTTTTTATGTTTCTGACCTTACAGAAAGTTTTGAGCAAACTACAAAAATATTCTTGGGTAGCCCTGTTACTTTACAAATATGGCGATGGATAGAAAGCTCTACGCCACGACGGGAATAA